One genomic segment of Esox lucius isolate fEsoLuc1 chromosome 15, fEsoLuc1.pri, whole genome shotgun sequence includes these proteins:
- the stac gene encoding SH3 and cysteine-rich domain-containing protein isoform X2 has product MIPPANIMQADSSGKENGHDQSSAPSSSQQETKMQKLKRSLSFKTKSMRSKSADNFFQRNDSDAKLSTELLSDNSNSTGQLSVLGVALGRASKPAHLARHAPPLSTTNLVISNAPPAIPCAPPSLVYSPGRHPLAIDPTGHGFMEHIFKKPTFCDVCNHMIVGTTSKHVVMLAGNTAKHGLRCKACKMSIHHKCEKGVGQQRCQGKLPKGFRRYYSSPLLITEQFGCIKEVMPIACGSKVDPVYEALRFGTSLAQRNKRTSGSESPHRNSADLAQVPEETVAHGSRHELARKSSDEVFTSLDNGMETIPYCHMAERKPDDSLERRRLQKDILQLNTYVALFTFIPQESQDLEMRPGDRIVLLDDSNDDWWKGVIEDRIGFFPSAFAHQVKAEDRVFRCIRTYIGCKDQGQVTLKEGQICVSSEDEHSGFIRVASGKKNGYVPCDVLENI; this is encoded by the exons ATGCAGAAGCTGAAGCGCTCCCTGTCCTTCAAGACCAAGAGCATGCGTAGCAAAAGCGCGGACAACTTCTTCCAGCGTAACGACAGTGACGCCAAGCTGTCCACGGAGCTGCTCTCCGACAACAGCAACAGCACAGGGCAACTGAGCGTGCTCGGTGTGGCGTTGGGACGCGCCTCCAAGCCCGCCCACCTGGCCCGCCACGCCCCACCCCTCTCCACCACCAACCTGGTGATCTCTAACGCACCCCCGGCCATCCCATGCGCCCCGCCTTCCTTGGTCTACTCACCGGGACGCCACCCGCTTGCCATCGACCCGACCGGACATGGCTTCATGGAGCACATCTTCAAGAAGCCGACCTTCTGCGATGTCTGCAACCACATGATCGTAG GGACCACCTCCAAGCACGTGGTGATGCTGGCAGGGAACACGGCCAAACACGGCCTCCGCTGTAAAGCCTGCAAGATGAGTATCCACCACAAGTGTGAGAAAGGAGTTGGACAGCAGCGGTGTCAAGGCAAGCTG CCCAAGGGCTTTCGGCGGTACTACAGCTCACCACTGCTAATAACAGAGCAGTTTGGCTGCATCAAAGAAGTCATGCCCATAG CTTGTGGCAGTAAAGTGGACCCTGTGTATGAAGCTCTCCGGTTCGGGACGTCGTTGGCCCAAAGAAACAAGAGAACCAGCGGCTCCGAGTCCCCCCACAGAAACTCT GCAGACTTGGCCCAGGTTCCAGAAGAGACCGTCGCTCACGGCAGTAGACATGAACTCGCCAGGAAGAGCAGTGATGAAG TATTCACATCACTTGACAACGGAATGGAGACTATCCCTTATTGCCACATGGCCGAGAGGAAACCTGATGATTCACTG GAGAGGAGGCGGCTGCAAAAGGACATATTGCAGCTCAACACCTATGTGGCTTTATTCACATTCATACCACAGGAGAGTCAAGACCTGGAGATGAG ACCGGGAGACAGAATTGTGCTGCTGGACGACTCCAACGATGACTGGTGGAAG ggtgtgaTCGAGGACAGGATCGGTTTCTTTCCATCGGCCTTTGCTCACCAGGTGAAGGCCGAGGACAGAGTGTTCAGGTGTATTCGCACATACATCGGCTGCAAGGACCAAGGCCAGGTCACCTTGAAGGAGGGACAG ATTTGTGTAAGCAGTGAGGATGAACACAGTGGGTTTATCCGAGTGGCCAGTGGAAAGAAAAATGGCTATGTGCCCTGTGATGTCCTGGAGAACATCTGA
- the stac gene encoding SH3 and cysteine-rich domain-containing protein isoform X1, with translation MIPPANIMQADSSGKENGHDQSSAPSSSQQETKVVVPKKMQKLKRSLSFKTKSMRSKSADNFFQRNDSDAKLSTELLSDNSNSTGQLSVLGVALGRASKPAHLARHAPPLSTTNLVISNAPPAIPCAPPSLVYSPGRHPLAIDPTGHGFMEHIFKKPTFCDVCNHMIVGTTSKHVVMLAGNTAKHGLRCKACKMSIHHKCEKGVGQQRCQGKLPKGFRRYYSSPLLITEQFGCIKEVMPIACGSKVDPVYEALRFGTSLAQRNKRTSGSESPHRNSADLAQVPEETVAHGSRHELARKSSDEVFTSLDNGMETIPYCHMAERKPDDSLERRRLQKDILQLNTYVALFTFIPQESQDLEMRPGDRIVLLDDSNDDWWKGVIEDRIGFFPSAFAHQVKAEDRVFRCIRTYIGCKDQGQVTLKEGQICVSSEDEHSGFIRVASGKKNGYVPCDVLENI, from the exons ATGCAGAAGCTGAAGCGCTCCCTGTCCTTCAAGACCAAGAGCATGCGTAGCAAAAGCGCGGACAACTTCTTCCAGCGTAACGACAGTGACGCCAAGCTGTCCACGGAGCTGCTCTCCGACAACAGCAACAGCACAGGGCAACTGAGCGTGCTCGGTGTGGCGTTGGGACGCGCCTCCAAGCCCGCCCACCTGGCCCGCCACGCCCCACCCCTCTCCACCACCAACCTGGTGATCTCTAACGCACCCCCGGCCATCCCATGCGCCCCGCCTTCCTTGGTCTACTCACCGGGACGCCACCCGCTTGCCATCGACCCGACCGGACATGGCTTCATGGAGCACATCTTCAAGAAGCCGACCTTCTGCGATGTCTGCAACCACATGATCGTAG GGACCACCTCCAAGCACGTGGTGATGCTGGCAGGGAACACGGCCAAACACGGCCTCCGCTGTAAAGCCTGCAAGATGAGTATCCACCACAAGTGTGAGAAAGGAGTTGGACAGCAGCGGTGTCAAGGCAAGCTG CCCAAGGGCTTTCGGCGGTACTACAGCTCACCACTGCTAATAACAGAGCAGTTTGGCTGCATCAAAGAAGTCATGCCCATAG CTTGTGGCAGTAAAGTGGACCCTGTGTATGAAGCTCTCCGGTTCGGGACGTCGTTGGCCCAAAGAAACAAGAGAACCAGCGGCTCCGAGTCCCCCCACAGAAACTCT GCAGACTTGGCCCAGGTTCCAGAAGAGACCGTCGCTCACGGCAGTAGACATGAACTCGCCAGGAAGAGCAGTGATGAAG TATTCACATCACTTGACAACGGAATGGAGACTATCCCTTATTGCCACATGGCCGAGAGGAAACCTGATGATTCACTG GAGAGGAGGCGGCTGCAAAAGGACATATTGCAGCTCAACACCTATGTGGCTTTATTCACATTCATACCACAGGAGAGTCAAGACCTGGAGATGAG ACCGGGAGACAGAATTGTGCTGCTGGACGACTCCAACGATGACTGGTGGAAG ggtgtgaTCGAGGACAGGATCGGTTTCTTTCCATCGGCCTTTGCTCACCAGGTGAAGGCCGAGGACAGAGTGTTCAGGTGTATTCGCACATACATCGGCTGCAAGGACCAAGGCCAGGTCACCTTGAAGGAGGGACAG ATTTGTGTAAGCAGTGAGGATGAACACAGTGGGTTTATCCGAGTGGCCAGTGGAAAGAAAAATGGCTATGTGCCCTGTGATGTCCTGGAGAACATCTGA
- the stac gene encoding SH3 and cysteine-rich domain-containing protein isoform X3 gives MQKLKRSLSFKTKSMRSKSADNFFQRNDSDAKLSTELLSDNSNSTGQLSVLGVALGRASKPAHLARHAPPLSTTNLVISNAPPAIPCAPPSLVYSPGRHPLAIDPTGHGFMEHIFKKPTFCDVCNHMIVGTTSKHVVMLAGNTAKHGLRCKACKMSIHHKCEKGVGQQRCQGKLPKGFRRYYSSPLLITEQFGCIKEVMPIACGSKVDPVYEALRFGTSLAQRNKRTSGSESPHRNSADLAQVPEETVAHGSRHELARKSSDEVFTSLDNGMETIPYCHMAERKPDDSLERRRLQKDILQLNTYVALFTFIPQESQDLEMRPGDRIVLLDDSNDDWWKGVIEDRIGFFPSAFAHQVKAEDRVFRCIRTYIGCKDQGQVTLKEGQICVSSEDEHSGFIRVASGKKNGYVPCDVLENI, from the exons ATGCAGAAGCTGAAGCGCTCCCTGTCCTTCAAGACCAAGAGCATGCGTAGCAAAAGCGCGGACAACTTCTTCCAGCGTAACGACAGTGACGCCAAGCTGTCCACGGAGCTGCTCTCCGACAACAGCAACAGCACAGGGCAACTGAGCGTGCTCGGTGTGGCGTTGGGACGCGCCTCCAAGCCCGCCCACCTGGCCCGCCACGCCCCACCCCTCTCCACCACCAACCTGGTGATCTCTAACGCACCCCCGGCCATCCCATGCGCCCCGCCTTCCTTGGTCTACTCACCGGGACGCCACCCGCTTGCCATCGACCCGACCGGACATGGCTTCATGGAGCACATCTTCAAGAAGCCGACCTTCTGCGATGTCTGCAACCACATGATCGTAG GGACCACCTCCAAGCACGTGGTGATGCTGGCAGGGAACACGGCCAAACACGGCCTCCGCTGTAAAGCCTGCAAGATGAGTATCCACCACAAGTGTGAGAAAGGAGTTGGACAGCAGCGGTGTCAAGGCAAGCTG CCCAAGGGCTTTCGGCGGTACTACAGCTCACCACTGCTAATAACAGAGCAGTTTGGCTGCATCAAAGAAGTCATGCCCATAG CTTGTGGCAGTAAAGTGGACCCTGTGTATGAAGCTCTCCGGTTCGGGACGTCGTTGGCCCAAAGAAACAAGAGAACCAGCGGCTCCGAGTCCCCCCACAGAAACTCT GCAGACTTGGCCCAGGTTCCAGAAGAGACCGTCGCTCACGGCAGTAGACATGAACTCGCCAGGAAGAGCAGTGATGAAG TATTCACATCACTTGACAACGGAATGGAGACTATCCCTTATTGCCACATGGCCGAGAGGAAACCTGATGATTCACTG GAGAGGAGGCGGCTGCAAAAGGACATATTGCAGCTCAACACCTATGTGGCTTTATTCACATTCATACCACAGGAGAGTCAAGACCTGGAGATGAG ACCGGGAGACAGAATTGTGCTGCTGGACGACTCCAACGATGACTGGTGGAAG ggtgtgaTCGAGGACAGGATCGGTTTCTTTCCATCGGCCTTTGCTCACCAGGTGAAGGCCGAGGACAGAGTGTTCAGGTGTATTCGCACATACATCGGCTGCAAGGACCAAGGCCAGGTCACCTTGAAGGAGGGACAG ATTTGTGTAAGCAGTGAGGATGAACACAGTGGGTTTATCCGAGTGGCCAGTGGAAAGAAAAATGGCTATGTGCCCTGTGATGTCCTGGAGAACATCTGA